One genomic segment of Stigmatopora argus isolate UIUO_Sarg chromosome 1, RoL_Sarg_1.0, whole genome shotgun sequence includes these proteins:
- the senp1 gene encoding sentrin-specific protease 1: MLNKLYEWVESSVTTFRNGFSPGQPSRTEPPQGEDQLRMRRKRPIECLNDGHVGDQNEFTVKKSRMGDLLDTVKIAAEEMKHRSASVATWMKNTVSPTLRNMLPASSGHSIGQHQPQHTSSAAQWTPVCKNSEINSHDQTFAAPATILEWKSSTSVCRRQAHFTPLHQEVPKINGHPGYMPPTVTPKLHPSAWLRRPMNMRKYTTPSGESTTSSSCTSIYDKTFPNKIPQRPLHRIPSGRTRQAKARCTAQESIHLEEKEAYRQLLTIVSGGQSCLHNGYSHSITRSQRDFTSFLSSNHRLLHTSSLAGSAEGDISEGPSSPPSPLGVSSHSSSNLPSPTASTSKQGSSQSWSLDTDHLISNQPSPSAVLDTCSQDTQSSACDGDSVIILHEQKSVKSDASRIPCFQAELWIKELTSIYDSRARERRRQIEDQEALAAQLLRQRLSEGGQQSADVEVHIRVPLEKEIPLTLALEKPLDDKPEFPILTEEMEAQVDKVLRRGSPDEVFSEGFGLSLTRKDLQTLSGLSWLNDEVINFYMNLLMERSKAPKLPSVNTFSTFFYPKLRSSGYSAVRRWTKKMDIFSKDILLVPVHLSMHWCLSVVDFRKKAVTYFDSMGGNNDEACKLLLDYLQKESKDKKGKDLDTTGWTLHSKKRNEIPQQMNGSDCGMFTCKYADYITKDKPITFTQKQMPYFRRRMVWEIVNRKLL, from the exons ATGCTGAATAAATTGTACGAATGGGTCGAGTCTAGCGTCACCACTTTTCgcaatggtttttcacccgggCAACCGTCTCGAACAGAACCACCGCAGGGAGAGGATCAATTAAGGATGAGAAGGAAAAGACCCATTGAATG TTTGAATGACGGGCATGTTGGCGACCAAAATGAATTTACAGTAAAGAAATCTAGAATGG GCGATCTTCTTGACACAGTCAAAATTGCAGCTGAAGAAATGAAGCATCGGAGTGCCAGTGTGGCGACATGGATGAAGAACACTGTTAGCCCTACATTGAGAAACATGCTGCCTGCATCCTCTGGTCACTCTATTGGACAACATCAGCCACAGCACACAAGCTCAGCTGCACAATGGACACCAGTTTGT AAAAACTCAGAAATAAACTCCCATGATCAGACTTTTGCTGCTCCAGCTACAATTTTGGAGTGGAAGTCATCCACATCAG TCTGCAGGCGACAAGCGCACTTCACCCCTCTACATCAGGAAGTCCCAAAAATAAACGGGCACCCGGGTTACATGCCCCCCACTGTCACGCCAAAATTGCATCCCTCAGCGTGGCTGAGAAGGCCCATGAACATGAGGAAATATACCACACCGAG TGGAGAGTCCACAACAAGCAGCTCATGCACCAGCATATATGACAAGACATTTCCAAACAAAATACCACAGAGGCCGTTGCACAGAATTCCATCAGGCCGCACACGCCAGGCCAAAGCCCGCTGCACAGCACAAGAG TCCATTCATTTAGAGGAGAAGGAGGCATACCGGCAGCTCCTGACTATTGTCTCAGGCGGTCAGTCTTGTCTTCACAACGGCTACTCGCATTCTATCACGAGGTCACAGAGAGATTT CACCAGCTTCCTGAGTTCCAATCACAGACTGCTCCACACGTCATCTCTGGCCGGTTCGGCGGAGGGTGATATTTCAGAGGGGCCGAGCAGCCCCCCCAGCCCTTTGGGGGTGTCCAGTCACAGCTCCAGCAACCTTCCCAGCCCAACAGCTTCCACTAGCAAGCAAGGGAGCTCCCAGTCATGGTCTCTGGATACAGACCACCTGATCTCCAATCAACCTTCTCCATCCGCTGTGCTGGACACCTGCTCTCAGGACACGCAGTCATCAG CCTGTGATGGAGACTCCGTCATTATTTTACATGAGCAAAAGAGTGTGAAGAGCGATGCTTCGcg CATTCCATGTTTCCAAGCTGAGTTATGGATTAAAGAACT GACAAGTATTTATGACTCTCGGGCAAGAGAAAGGCGACGACAGATAGAAGATCAGGAGGCCTTGGCTGCACAGCTATTGCGTCAG CGGCTATCTGAAGGAGGGCAACAAAGTGCCGATGTGGAGGTTCATATTCGAGTTCCGTTGGAGAAGGAGATTCCTTTGACACTTGCATTAGAGAAGCCTTTGGATGATAAACCAGAATTCCCAATACTCACAGAG GAAATGGAAGCTCAAGTGGACAAGGTGTTAAGACGCGGGAGTCCTGACGAAGTATTCAGTGAGGGTTTTGGACTCAGTCTGACCCGCAAAGATCTGCAGACTCTCAGTGGCCTCAGCTGGCTAAACGATGAG GTGATCAACTTTTACATGAATTTGCTGATGGAGCGGAGCAAGGCCCCCAAGCTCCCTTCTGTCAACACCTTCAGCACGTTCTTCTATCCCAAGTTACGTAGTAGCGGTTACTCCGCTGTCCGCCGCTGGACCAAAAAGATGGACATCTTTTCCAAAGATATTCTGCTGGTTCCTGTACACCTGAGCATGCACTGGTGCCTCTCT GTGGTGGATTTCCGAAAAAAGGCTGTCACATACTTTGACTCTATGGGTGGAAACAATGACGAAGCATGCAAGTTGTTGTT GGATTACCTGCAAAAAGAAAGCAAGGACAAAAAGGGCAAGGACCTAGACACCACCGGCTGGACTTTACATAGCAAAAAGCGCAAT GAAATCCCACAGCAGATGAACGGGAGTGACTGTGGAATGTTCACATGTAAATATGCAGATTATATAACCAAAGACAAGCCCATTACATTCACTCAG aagcAGATGCCATATTTCAGAAGGCGGATGGTTTGGGAGATTGTGAATCGCAAGCTCTTGTGA